A single genomic interval of Primulina huaijiensis isolate GDHJ02 chromosome 7, ASM1229523v2, whole genome shotgun sequence harbors:
- the LOC140980164 gene encoding probable aspartyl protease At4g16563, with protein sequence MASPLFLLVIITFFSSSEISPSYSVLVLPLSHSISDTQFNTTHLLLKSSAARSATRFRRHRQVSLPLSPGSDYTLSLSVGSQTISLYMDTGSDVVWLPCHPFECILCEGKYSRSSITNPGPLNLTSATPVGCKSTACSAVHSAVPSSDLCAMAKCPLETIEISDCKSFHCPPFYYAYGDGSFVAKLYEDTFSIPKSRPPLKLPKFTFGCANSALGEPIGVAGFGRGVLSLPAQLANKSPDIGNYFSYCLVSHGFDPTRVHRPSPLVLGRYEEKSRNALTQSLVLYSYTPMLDNPKHPYFYCVGLESLSIGKRRIQAPRSLKRVDGRGNGGMVVDSGTTFTMLPKMFYNSVVSEFANQLGSAHRRASQVEERTGLSPCFYGNHGEKFLRNVPELAFHFVANSTVAMPRKNYFYEFFDGDAKRKVGCLMFMDGGDEADSDGGPAGLLGNYQQQGFEVAYDLEEKRVGFARRKCASLWDTLN encoded by the coding sequence ATGGCTTCTCCTCTTTTCTTACTTGTCATCATCACTTTTTTCTCCAGCTCCGAAATCTCTCCCAGCTACTCTGTTCTAGTTCTTCCTTTATCCCATTCCATCTCCGATACACAATTCAACACCACCCACCTACTACTCAAGTCCTCCGCCGCCCGCTCTGCCACCCGTTTCCGCCGCCATCGCCAAGTGTCGCTGCCACTCTCACCCGGCAGCGACTACACCCTGTCTCTCTCTGTTGGCTCCCAAACCATCTCCCTCTACATGGACACCGGCAGCGATGTCGTCTGGCTCCCCTGCCACCCTTTTGAATGCATACTCTGCGAAGGTAAGTACTCCCGCTCTTCCATCACCAATCCCGGCCCGCTTAACCTTACCTCTGCAACTCCCGTCGGATGCAAATCCACCGCCTGCTCCGCCGTCCACTCCGCCGTCCCTTCTTCCGACCTTTGCGCCATGGCCAAGTGCCCCCTCGAAACCATTGAAATCAGCGACTGCAAATCTTTCCACTGTCCCCCTTTTTACTACGCTTATGGGGACGGGAGCTTCGTCGCCAAGCTTTATGAAGATACCTTTTCCATCCCCAAGTCGAGACCTCCCCTGAAGTTGCCCAAGTTCACTTTCGGCTGCGCAAATAGCGCTCTTGGTGAGCCTATAGGTGTTGCTGGATTCGGACGTGGCGTGCTCTCTTTGCCTGCTCAGCTTGCCAACAAGTCGCCTGATATTGGCAACTACTTTTCTTACTGCCTCGTATCACATGGCTTCGACCCCACCCGCGTCCACCGACCTAGCCCACTGGTTCTGGGTCGATACGAGGAAAAGAGCAGGAACGCTCTTACACAAAGTCTCGTTCTTTACAGCTACACGCCAATGTTGGACAATCCGAAACACCCCTATTTTTACTGCGTTGGATTGGAGTCACTATCCATAGGAAAAAGAAGAATTCAAGCTCCGAGGAGTCTGAAAAGAGTTGATGGGAGAGGCAATGGGGGAATGGTGGTGGATTCGGGCACCACTTTCACTATGCTGCCTAAAATGTTCTACAACTCGGTGGTCAGTGAATTCGCCAATCAACTCGGGTCGGCCCACCGGAGGGCGAGTCAGGTCGAGGAACGGACCGGACTTAGCCCGTGTTTTTACGGGAACCATGGGGAGAAATTCTTGAGAAATGTGCCTGAGCTGGCATTCCATTTTGTGGCCAATTCAACTGTGGCGATGCCGAGAAAGAATTACTTCTACGAATTCTTTGATGGTGATGCAAAGCGGAAGGTGGGCTGTCTGATGTTTATGGACGGCGGAGATGAGGCGGATTCCGACGGTGGGCCGGCGGGGCTGCTGGGAAACTATCAGCAGCAGGGGTTTGAGGTGGCGTATGATTTGGAAGAGAAGCGGGTGGGATTTGCGAGGCGGAAGTGCGCGTCTTTGTGGGATACTTTGAATTAG
- the LOC140981360 gene encoding heat shock 22 kDa protein, mitochondrial-like, whose translation MASSLVLRKAAGGVPVHLARLLRASSVAPTAVHGKFYLSTETDVTPHANENRRVDVDRRSGSSVGRRGESFSDIFNPFSTIRGLSQMLNMMDRFMGNPFDSGFDGAGWIDSWEDDASLYLRVDMPGLDKEQVKVWVEQNTLVIKGEGSKVSEDGNEHRRRYYRRMDLPWNMYKLDGVKAEMKNGVLKVVVPKLTGEERKDAIQVCVD comes from the exons ATGGCTTCATCACTCGTGCTCCGAAAAGCCGCCGGCGGTGTCCCTGTTCACTTGGCCAGATTACTGCGAGCATCATCGGTTGCTCCCACCGCCGTGCACGGCAAATTCTATCTGAGCACTGAAACTGACGTGACTCCTCATGCCAACGAGAATAGGCGGGTTGACGTTGATAGGCGCTCAGGCTCTTCAGTTGGTCGTCGCGGTGAATCTTTCTCAG ATATCTTCAATCCATTCTCTACGATAAGAGGCTTGAGCCAAATGTTGAACATGATGGATCGGTTCATGGGGAACCCCTTCGATTCGGGTTTCGATGGAGCGGGATGGATTGACTCGTGGGAGGACGACGCTTCCCTTTACCTTCGGGTCGACATGCCGGGGCTGGACAAGGAGCAAGTGAAGGTGTGGGTGGAGCAGAACACATTGGTGATCAAAGGGGAAGGCAGCAAAGTCTCAGAGGATGGGAATGAACATAGGAGACGATACTACAGAAGAATGGATCTGCCTTGGAATATGTACAAGCTGGATGGCGTAAAGGCGGAGATGAAGAATGGGGTGTTGAAGGTGGTGGTGCCCAAACTCACCGGAGAAGAAAGGAAAGATGCGATTCAAGTGTGTGTCGACTGA
- the LOC140981158 gene encoding uncharacterized protein isoform X3 gives MGTRSNFYKNPSYAYNKQFNLNSVLQNLRAYNIVTGNATVDEPAIAVKPKRLQKRKPVPVDQKNEAEECDGPMSHQEYIKKMRKEACASQTYQELTADVLENPISSFNLVGYESDKSTSAECGNDQETIVFEDRLKSSEQIPYFPIPGTEEIDRIKIQSEQRYPTPGEPTCVVCGKYGEYICNETDDDVCSMDCKAELLRSIELHQYPLSGQLHVELFSAHGSTFEVPKSGGDEWDHYQNHWSKKKSRLCSYECWKCQKPGHLAEDCLANASHFESSSSGRLFKHALVQNKFNSIPRDLLDLYKRCGQIGKNFLAAKCNSCRKSATLAACLFCDNNFCDSAGHLSEHIRDHPSHKQYYSYKLERLVKCCKATCRVTDIKDILACHYCFNKAYEKFYDVYTATWKESGLSIIQNSICCEDHFEWHRMNCLSADVEDHAYIVKRKHGRNEKYVQLSDFIF, from the exons ATGGGGACGAGAAGCAATTTCTACAAAAACCCTTCGTACGCATACAATAAGCAATTCAATCTCAACTCCGTTCTTCAAAATCTCAGGG CTTACAATATCGTAACCGGAAATGCGACAGTTGATGAACCGGCCATCGCCGTGAAACCCAAACGCCTACAGAAACGGAAGCCGGTGCCGGTGGATCAAAAGAATGAAGCAGAAGAGTGTGATGGGCCCATGTCTCATCAGGAATATATTAAAAAGATGAG gAAGGAAGCATGTGCTTCGCAAACTTATCAGGAGTTAACTGCAGATGTGTTG GAAAATCCAATTTCATCTTTCAATTTGGTGGGATATGAAA gtgataaaagtACTTCTGCAGAATGTGGAAATGACCAAGAAACTATTGTTTTTGAAGATAGACTGAAATCTAGTGAGCAGATTCCATACTTCCCTATACCTG GTACAGAGGAAATTGATCGAATCAAAATTCAGAGTGAGCAGAGGTATCCTACACCAGGAGAACCCACATGTGTTGTATGTGGGAAATATGGGGAGTATATATGCAATGAG ACTGATGATGATGTATGCAGCATGGACTGCAAAGCTGAACTTCTTAGAAGCATTGAACTCCACCAG TATCCCTTAAGTGGACAACTCCACGTTGAATTATTTTCTGCTCATGGAAGTACATTTGAAGTACCTAAATCTGGTGGAGACGAATGGGATCATTATCAGAATCATTGGTCTAAGAAGAAATCCCGTCTTTGTAGTTATGAATG TTGGAAATGCCAAAAGCCTGGGCACCTTGCAGAAGATTGTTTGGCGAATGCATCTCATTTCGAATCTAGTTCATCTGGCAGATTGTTTAAACAT GCGCTTGTTCAGAACAAGTTTAATTCAATACCAAGAGATCTTCTTGATTTATACAAAAG ATGCGGCCAAATTGGAAAAAACTTCTTGGCTGCAAAGTGCAATTCATGTCGTAAATCAGCAACTCTAGCTGCATGCCTATTCTGCGACAATAACTTTTGTGACAG TGCAGGCCACTTGAGCGAACATATTAGAGACCATCCATCTCACAAACAATACTACTCATATAAACTCGAGCGTCTg GTAAAATGCTGTAAAGCAACATGCAGAGTGACTGACATTAAAGATATTTTAGCTTGCCATTACTGTTTTAACAAGGcgtatgaaaaattttatgatgtCTACACTGCAACATG GAAAGAATCTGGACtttcaataattcaaaattcaatttGCTGTGAAGATCACTTTGAATG GCACCGGATGAACTGTTTGAGTGCAGATGTCGAAGACCATGCCTATATTGTGAAGAGAAAACATGGTCGGAATGAGAAATACGTGCAGCTGAGTGACTTTATCTTTTGA
- the LOC140981158 gene encoding uncharacterized protein isoform X1, whose amino-acid sequence MGTRSNFYKNPSYAYNKQFNLNSVLQNLRAYNIVTGNATVDEPAIAVKPKRLQKRKPVPVDQKNEAEECDGPMSHQEYIKKMRKEACASQTYQELTADVLENPISSFNLVGYESDKSTSAECGNDQETIVFEDRLKSSEQIPYFPIPGTEEIDRIKIQSEQRYPTPGEPTCVVCGKYGEYICNETDDDVCSMDCKAELLRSIELHQYPLSGQLHVELFSAHGSTFEVPKSGGDEWDHYQNHWSKKKSRLCSYECWKCQKPGHLAEDCLANASHFESSSSGRLFKHALVQNKFNSIPRDLLDLYKRCGQIGKNFLAAKCNSCRKSATLAACLFCDNNFCDRYAIADHMNICSAGHLSEHIRDHPSHKQYYSYKLERLVKCCKATCRVTDIKDILACHYCFNKAYEKFYDVYTATWKESGLSIIQNSICCEDHFEWHRMNCLSADVEDHAYIVKRKHGRNEKYVQLSDFIF is encoded by the exons ATGGGGACGAGAAGCAATTTCTACAAAAACCCTTCGTACGCATACAATAAGCAATTCAATCTCAACTCCGTTCTTCAAAATCTCAGGG CTTACAATATCGTAACCGGAAATGCGACAGTTGATGAACCGGCCATCGCCGTGAAACCCAAACGCCTACAGAAACGGAAGCCGGTGCCGGTGGATCAAAAGAATGAAGCAGAAGAGTGTGATGGGCCCATGTCTCATCAGGAATATATTAAAAAGATGAG gAAGGAAGCATGTGCTTCGCAAACTTATCAGGAGTTAACTGCAGATGTGTTG GAAAATCCAATTTCATCTTTCAATTTGGTGGGATATGAAA gtgataaaagtACTTCTGCAGAATGTGGAAATGACCAAGAAACTATTGTTTTTGAAGATAGACTGAAATCTAGTGAGCAGATTCCATACTTCCCTATACCTG GTACAGAGGAAATTGATCGAATCAAAATTCAGAGTGAGCAGAGGTATCCTACACCAGGAGAACCCACATGTGTTGTATGTGGGAAATATGGGGAGTATATATGCAATGAG ACTGATGATGATGTATGCAGCATGGACTGCAAAGCTGAACTTCTTAGAAGCATTGAACTCCACCAG TATCCCTTAAGTGGACAACTCCACGTTGAATTATTTTCTGCTCATGGAAGTACATTTGAAGTACCTAAATCTGGTGGAGACGAATGGGATCATTATCAGAATCATTGGTCTAAGAAGAAATCCCGTCTTTGTAGTTATGAATG TTGGAAATGCCAAAAGCCTGGGCACCTTGCAGAAGATTGTTTGGCGAATGCATCTCATTTCGAATCTAGTTCATCTGGCAGATTGTTTAAACAT GCGCTTGTTCAGAACAAGTTTAATTCAATACCAAGAGATCTTCTTGATTTATACAAAAG ATGCGGCCAAATTGGAAAAAACTTCTTGGCTGCAAAGTGCAATTCATGTCGTAAATCAGCAACTCTAGCTGCATGCCTATTCTGCGACAATAACTTTTGTGACAG GTATGCAATAGCTGATCACATGAACATCTGCAGTGCAGGCCACTTGAGCGAACATATTAGAGACCATCCATCTCACAAACAATACTACTCATATAAACTCGAGCGTCTg GTAAAATGCTGTAAAGCAACATGCAGAGTGACTGACATTAAAGATATTTTAGCTTGCCATTACTGTTTTAACAAGGcgtatgaaaaattttatgatgtCTACACTGCAACATG GAAAGAATCTGGACtttcaataattcaaaattcaatttGCTGTGAAGATCACTTTGAATG GCACCGGATGAACTGTTTGAGTGCAGATGTCGAAGACCATGCCTATATTGTGAAGAGAAAACATGGTCGGAATGAGAAATACGTGCAGCTGAGTGACTTTATCTTTTGA
- the LOC140981158 gene encoding uncharacterized protein isoform X2 produces MGTRSNFYKNPSYAYNKQFNLNSVLQNLRAYNIVTGNATVDEPAIAVKPKRLQKRKPVPVDQKNEAEECDGPMSHQEYIKKMRKEACASQTYQELTADVLENPISSFNLVGYESDKSTSAECGNDQETIVFEDRLKSSEQIPYFPIPGTEEIDRIKIQSEQRYPTPGEPTCVVCGKYGEYICNETDDDVCSMDCKAELLRSIELHQYPLSGQLHVELFSAHGSTFEVPKSGGDEWDHYQNHWSKKKSRLCSYECWKCQKPGHLAEDCLANASHFESSSSGRLFKHALVQNKFNSIPRDLLDLYKRCGQIGKNFLAAKCNSCRKSATLAACLFCDNNFCDRYAIADHMNICSAGHLSEHIRDHPSHKQYYSYKLERLVKCCKATCRVTDIKDILACHYCFNKAYEKFYDVYTATWKESGLSIIQNSICCEDHFECNGHLWRQAPDELFECRCRRPCLYCEEKTWSE; encoded by the exons ATGGGGACGAGAAGCAATTTCTACAAAAACCCTTCGTACGCATACAATAAGCAATTCAATCTCAACTCCGTTCTTCAAAATCTCAGGG CTTACAATATCGTAACCGGAAATGCGACAGTTGATGAACCGGCCATCGCCGTGAAACCCAAACGCCTACAGAAACGGAAGCCGGTGCCGGTGGATCAAAAGAATGAAGCAGAAGAGTGTGATGGGCCCATGTCTCATCAGGAATATATTAAAAAGATGAG gAAGGAAGCATGTGCTTCGCAAACTTATCAGGAGTTAACTGCAGATGTGTTG GAAAATCCAATTTCATCTTTCAATTTGGTGGGATATGAAA gtgataaaagtACTTCTGCAGAATGTGGAAATGACCAAGAAACTATTGTTTTTGAAGATAGACTGAAATCTAGTGAGCAGATTCCATACTTCCCTATACCTG GTACAGAGGAAATTGATCGAATCAAAATTCAGAGTGAGCAGAGGTATCCTACACCAGGAGAACCCACATGTGTTGTATGTGGGAAATATGGGGAGTATATATGCAATGAG ACTGATGATGATGTATGCAGCATGGACTGCAAAGCTGAACTTCTTAGAAGCATTGAACTCCACCAG TATCCCTTAAGTGGACAACTCCACGTTGAATTATTTTCTGCTCATGGAAGTACATTTGAAGTACCTAAATCTGGTGGAGACGAATGGGATCATTATCAGAATCATTGGTCTAAGAAGAAATCCCGTCTTTGTAGTTATGAATG TTGGAAATGCCAAAAGCCTGGGCACCTTGCAGAAGATTGTTTGGCGAATGCATCTCATTTCGAATCTAGTTCATCTGGCAGATTGTTTAAACAT GCGCTTGTTCAGAACAAGTTTAATTCAATACCAAGAGATCTTCTTGATTTATACAAAAG ATGCGGCCAAATTGGAAAAAACTTCTTGGCTGCAAAGTGCAATTCATGTCGTAAATCAGCAACTCTAGCTGCATGCCTATTCTGCGACAATAACTTTTGTGACAG GTATGCAATAGCTGATCACATGAACATCTGCAGTGCAGGCCACTTGAGCGAACATATTAGAGACCATCCATCTCACAAACAATACTACTCATATAAACTCGAGCGTCTg GTAAAATGCTGTAAAGCAACATGCAGAGTGACTGACATTAAAGATATTTTAGCTTGCCATTACTGTTTTAACAAGGcgtatgaaaaattttatgatgtCTACACTGCAACATG GAAAGAATCTGGACtttcaataattcaaaattcaatttGCTGTGAAGATCACTTTGAATG CAATGGGCATCTGTGGCGGCAGGCACCGGATGAACTGTTTGAGTGCAGATGTCGAAGACCATGCCTATATTGTGAAGAGAAAACATGGTCGGAATGA
- the LOC140981272 gene encoding uncharacterized protein, producing the protein MSIIRSSFAFMAGTAFGVYLAQNYKVPNIQGLLNTGVVIAKHIEENYRKPKKRGDDD; encoded by the coding sequence ATGAGCATTATAAGGAGCAGCTTCGCATTCATGGCTGGCACAGCGTTCGGTGTCTATTTAGCTCAGAATTACAAAGTCCCCAATATTCAGGGGCTTCTCAACACTGGCGTTGTAATCGCAAAGCATATTGAAGAGAATTACCGCAAGCCCAAGAAACGCGGCGACGATGATTGA
- the LOC140980382 gene encoding scarecrow-like protein 22 yields MQYNYNNLQAKGAGGDFASSTFEASFKKDGTFTKIEPISVLDTRSPSPSTSTSTFPSFNNAAQAGIMAANKHTMVTSATTGGGGEEGYFVDPQSVHNGGLELGGHWLSEKFSLGVGERENVSESAACQSEILKLFLQAGNQNEFQCNTGFGAMDTSHESTGFYGSVAVGNDFSSYNTPLLSLSESGILFNDNKDLFGLDSNCVLGQNIVNTWACLAPGTVFEHQHETLEDQPEIFNPQAGLNTSLAQNAANLSVTNFNPSIFGTQQVQQHRLQPCQNHLNVGIFSSKLLSPNRSVQFVDSSLELLMMKQQQSPQILQPLEDLKKKPFLVPKNGTVDGCLGQMSTIPNEQQQLVCDLLYKAAESLMAGNFSIAQGILARLNQLLSPTAEPFLRSAICVKEALQSVLVVPNHIAAIPPRILTPFDGMFKMGAYKVFSEVSPVIQFTNFTANQAFLEALDDAEHIHVIDFDIGFGAHWSSFLQELPRKNGGVTSLKITAFVSPCNYHEIEISLMHENLAQFANDLGINFELDVVNIDSFDPNSGSVPLFRSSESEAIAVNFPIWSFTSCLSSLPSYICLIKKLSPKIIVSLDRGFERTDLPFSHHILHTLRYYEALLDSVDAANMDSVSVNKIQKFLFQPRIENTVLGRLFYPDIMPPWRNLFTTAGFLPAPISNFSETQAECVLKRTQVRGFHVERWQASLVLCWQQCKLISVSAWTC; encoded by the coding sequence ATGCAGTATAATTACAACAATTTACAAGCCAAAGGTGCTGGTGGTGACTTCGCTTCTTCAACTTTTGAAGCAAGTTTCAAGAAAGATGGAACCTTTACGAAGATTGAGCCAATTTCCGTGCTGGATACAAGGAGTCCAAGCCCCTCCACCTCCACATCTACTTTCCCTTCATTCAATAATGCCGCCCAAGCAGGTATTATGGCTGCGAATAAGCATACAATGGTAACCTCTGCAACCACCGGCGGCGGCGGGGAAGAGGGATATTTTGTTGACCCACAGTCCGTTCATAATGGTGGCCTGGAGCTTGGCGGCCATTGGCTCTCTGAAAAATTCAGTCTTGGCGTTGGAGAAAGGGAGAACGTGTCTGAATCTGCTGCCTGTCAAAGTGAGATCTTGAAGCTGTTTTTGCAAGCAGGAAATCAAAATGAGTTTCAATGCAATACGGGTTTTGGGGCCATGGATACGAGCCATGAATCTACTGGTTTCTATGGTTCTGTGGCTGTGGGTAATGATTTCTCTAGCTATAATACTCCTCTTTTGAGCCTCTCTGAATCTGGGATTTTGTTTAATGACAATAAGGATTTATTTGGTTTGGATTCAAATTGTGTGCTTGGCCAAAACATTGTCAACACTTGGGCATGTTTGGCTCCTGGTACAGTATTTGAACATCAGCATGAGACTTTAGAGGACCAACCTGAGATTTTTAATCCACAGGCAGGTTTAAATACGTCCCTGGCTCAAAATGCAGCAAATTTGAGCGTGACTAACTTTAACCCATCAATTTTTGGTACTCAACAAGTGCAGCAACACAGGCTACAGCCATGCCAGAATCACCTGAATGTGGGCATCTTTAGCTCAAAGTTATTATCTCCGAACCGCAGTGTTCAATTTGTAGATTCTAGTCTTGAACTATTGATGATGAAACAGCAACAGTCACCTCAAATTCTGCAACCTTTGGAAGACCTCAAGAAGAAACCATTTTTGGTTCCCAAAAATGGGACAGTAGATGGTTGTTTGGGGCAAATGAGTACAATTCCAAATGAACAGCAACAACTTGTATGTGACCTTCTCTACAAGGCGGCTGAGTCGTTGATGGCTGGAAATTTCTCTATCGCGCAAGGGATATTGGCGCGGCTCAATCAATTACTCTCTCCAACTGCAGAACCATTTCTAAGATCTGCTATTTGTGTGAAAGAGGCTTTGCAGTCAGTGTTGGTGGTGCCCAACCACATTGCTGCCATACCTCCAAGAATTCTGACACCATTTGATGGTATGTTCAAGATGGGTGCTTATAAGGTGTTCTCCGAAGTTTCTCCAGTTATCCAATTCACGAATTTTACTGCTAACCAGGCATTTCTCGAAGCCCTTGATGATGCAGAACATATACATGTAATAGATTTTGATATTGGTTTTGGTGCTCATTGGTCTTCTTTCTTGCAAGAGCTTCCAAGAAAAAATGGTGGGGTGACTTCTTTAAAGATAACAGCCTTCGTCTCTCCATGTAATTACCATGAGATTGAGATTAGCCTTATGCACGAAAACTTAGCACAATTTGCTAATGACCTTGGAATTAATTTTGAGCTTGATGTGGTGAATATTGATTCTTTTGATCCAAATTCTGGCTCTGTGCCATTGTTTAGGTCATCAGAGAGTGAGGCCATTGCTGTGAATTTCCCCATATGGTCCTTCACAAGTTGCCTCTCTTCACTCCCTTCATATATTTGTCTTATAAAGAAGCTTTCTCCAAAAATCATAGTCTCATTGGACCGTGGATTTGAGCGAACTGACCTCCCTTTCTCGCATCATATTCTTCACACTCTTCGGTACTATGAAGCTTTACTTGACTCGGTTGATGCTGCTAACATGGATTCTGTTTCTGTAAACAAAATCCAAAAGTTCCTTTTCCAACCTAGGATCGAAAACACGGTTTTGGGCCGCCTTTTCTACCCAGACATAATGCCACCATGGAGAAACCTATTTACTACTGCTGGCTTCTTGCCTGCACCGATTAGTAATTTTTCTGAAACTCAAGCTGAATGTGTGCTGAAAAGAACTCAAGTTAGAGGATTTCATGTAGAGAGGTGGCAGGCATCGCTTGTGCTATGCTGGCAACAATGCAAGCTCATATCAGTTTCGGCTTGGACTTGTTGA
- the LOC140980798 gene encoding uncharacterized mitochondrial protein AtMg00310-like, whose amino-acid sequence MSCFRIPKSILDAVEKECSNFWWGKVNGRKQLETWKSLCKPKSLGRMGFRQLESFNKALLTKQIWEIIPNLESLEARFLKARYFKHQDIMDANIGNNSSFIWRSIIWSRQLIVKGISWRVGNKKRDSDILG is encoded by the coding sequence ATGTCTTGCTTCCGCATCCCAAAATCCATTCTAGATGCGGTCGAAAAAGAATGCTCGAACTTTTGGTGGGGGAAAGTTAATGGAAGGAAACAACTGGAAACCTGGAAGTCCCTCTGCAAACCAAAAAGCTTGGGGAGAATGGGTTTTCGCCAGCTGGAATCATTCAACAAAGCTCTTCTAACAAAACAAATATGGGAAATAATTCCTAATCTGGAGTCCCTGGAAGCGCGTTTCCTGAAAGCGAGAtatttcaagcaccaagacatCATGGATGCCAACATTGGGAATAATTCGTCTTTCATATGGAGATCTATTATATGGAGTAGGCAGCTGATAGTGAAGGGTATTAGTTGGCGAGTTGGTAACAAGAAGAGGGATTCAGACATTTTGGGATAA
- the LOC140980730 gene encoding autophagy-related protein 8f produces MAKSSFKQEHDLEKRRAEAARIREKYPDRIPVIVEKAERSDIPNIDKKKYLVPADLTVGQFVYVIRKRIKLSAEKAIFIFVDNVLPPTGAIMSGVYDEKKDEDGFLYVTYSGENTFGNHFLP; encoded by the exons ATGGCGAAGAGTTCATTCAAGCAAGAACATGATCTCG AGAAAAGGCGTGCCGAGGCTGCTAGGATTAGGGAGAAATACCCCGACAGGATTCCT GTGATTGTTGAGAAAGCAGAGAGGAGCGATATCCCCAACATTGACAAAAAAAA GTATCTCGTGCCAGCTGACCTGACTGTCGGGCAGTTTGTCTATGTTATACGCAAAAGGATCAAACTGAGTGCAGAAAAAGCAATTTTCATCTTCGTGGACAATGTCCTACCCCCTACAG GTGCTATAATGTCAGGAGTATACGACGAAAAGAAGGATGAAGATGGTTTCCTCTACGTTACATACAGCGGAGAGAACACGTTTGGGAACCATTTTCTGCCATAA